Proteins encoded by one window of Vigna radiata var. radiata cultivar VC1973A chromosome 5, Vradiata_ver6, whole genome shotgun sequence:
- the LOC111241623 gene encoding uncharacterized protein LOC111241623, whose translation MFTASPGLHPVTSSPRVTGPNSEILPFPPPSLLVVATTWTDEVAGAFNATLSRKSPPTKPGSSFLLTGQERRRGPPSISARDIATITDHHQSPPHRCSRRNRCPHQHHNTALLPLHSRVSYLSLKRQTPSATPTAGVEDENVFRMPIIGRR comes from the exons ATGTTCACGGCGTCACCGGGGCTGCATCCGGTCACTTCTTCTCCGCGCGTAACCGGCCCCAACTCCGAGATCCTACCGTTCCCGCCGCCTTCACTGCTCGTCGTCGCAACGACCTGGACCGACGAGGTTGCCGGCGCCTTCAACGCCACTCTCTCGCGCAAGTCGCCGCCGACCAAGCCAGGGTCGTCGTTCCTCCTCACCGGCCAAGAGCGCCGTCGCGGACCACCATCAATCTCGGCCAGAGATATTGCCACCATCACGGACCACCATCAATCTCCTCCTCATCGATGTTCTCGCCGGAATCGCTGCCCTCACCAGCACCACAACACCGCTCTCCTTCCTCTCCACTCAAGGGTTTCCTACTTGTCTCTTAAACGCCAAACGCCCTCAGCGACACCCACCGCCGGTGTCGAGGACGAAAACGTTTTCCGAATGCCGATTATTG GCCGAAGATAG